In Salarias fasciatus chromosome 2, fSalaFa1.1, whole genome shotgun sequence, one genomic interval encodes:
- the flrt1b gene encoding leucine-rich repeat transmembrane protein FLRT1, whose product MAAESLAELRDWLFLLLLCLTLLAEVLELAAAAIAMETGEGDEGIVCPLVCRCDEGFIYCNDRGLSIIPPLPLAAAILYLQSNRLSNAGLPQSLERSSSIRVIYLYANQLDEFPIHLPPSLRELHLQDNNIRTLPRSALAKLPALERLHLDDNSISTVSIQERAFSGTPRLRLLFLSRNHLSSIPAGLPSSLEELRLDDNRINTIPTHAFRGLSSLRRLVLDGNLLANARIADDTFSRLSNLTELSLVRNALVSPPVNLPSAHLVRLHLQDNGMTHIPRTALEGMRRLQRLDLSGNNLTTLPRGLLKDTENLDQLLLKGNPWNCNCNLRWLHVWLHGRGAAVTVKGLTCQAPESVRGQALRELTSLLEQCEGPPAGPSTGIGVNPAERDGGSEDSLGGGQAVASVPHGSTTTTSLLVPTQGSLFTLRAKRPGLVMPLPPGEGGQVSGEALELTVKPLSSDSVLVSWLCPQPAPSFRLSWLRLGSSAALGSITETLVPGERRQYLLTQLSPRSHYLICLLPLRQESSFGGSSMGSSRSGSMDMDSKDSAPACAQIETGDALISSRGEGSDKEGQDSELTALPLAGIIGGATALVSLLLIFGIFCWYGQRAGYMSGDSGSYSRGRGGKHYDDYVESGTKKDTSILEIRAPPAGFQMTAMAHQPLQPKLEDVTYIHTIFPSSSSSSSQANGTYRSTQGAGSLNGTILSQTSHHHVTYGTNRGYREGGIPDIDYAYT is encoded by the coding sequence ATGGCAGCCGAGAGTCTTGCTGAGCTCCGCGATTGGCTatttctgctcctcctgtgcCTCACCTTATTGGCAGAGGTGCTGGAACTGGCAGCAGCGGCAATCGCCATGGAGACGGGAGAAGGAGACGAGGGCATAGTTTGTCCCCTAGTGTGCCGCTGTGATGAGGGCTTCATCTACTGCAATGATCGTGGCCTCAGCATAATTCCTCCACTGCCACTAGCGGCTGCCATCCTGTACTTGCAGAGCAACCGGCTGAGCAATGCAGGCTTGCCTCAATCACTGGAACGGAGCAGTTCCATACGAGTGATTTACTTGTATGCGAACCAGTTGGATGAATTTCCTATACACCTGCCACCGTCGCTACGGGAGCTCCATCTACAGGATAATAATATACGAACGTTACCGCGTTCTGCTTTGGCTAAGTTACCGGCACTAGAACGTTTACACCTGGATGATAACTCTATATCAACAGTTAGCATCCAGGAGCGAGCCTTTTCTGGGACTCCACGGCTTCGACTATTGTTTCTGTCTCGAAACCACCTCTCAAGCATCCCAGCCGGTCTGCCGTCATCCTTGGAGGAGTTACGACTGGATGACAACAGAATCAACACGATCCCCACCCATGCGTTCCGTGGGCTCTCGTCCCTGCGACGGTTGGTCCTGGATGGAAACTTGTTGGCTAACGCACGCATTGCTGATGACACCTTCTCCCGTCTCTCCAACCTGACCGAGCTCTCATTGGTGAGGAATGCCCTCGTCTCTCCACCGGTCAATCTGCCTTCAGCTCACCTTGTGCGACTCCACCTGCAAGACAACGGAATGACCCATATCCCAAGAACGGCCCTTGAAGGGATGCGGAGGCTACAGAGGTTGGACTTGTCGGGGAACAACTTGACTACACTCCCTCGAGGGCTTCTGAAGGACACGGAGAATCTGGATCAGCTACTGCTAAAAGGAAACCCCTGGAACTGCAACTGCAACCTTCGCTGGCTTCATGTCTGGCTGCATGGACGCGGCGCAGCGGTGACAGTGAAAGGTCTGACCTGTCAGGCACCCGAGTCCGTCAGGGGCCAGGCCTTAAGAGAACTGACTTCTCTTTTAGAGCAATGTGAAGGTCCTCCTGCAGGTCCCAGCACAGGGATAGGGGTCAACCCTGCAGAAAGAGATGGAGGAAGTGAGGACAGTCTTGGCGGGGGTCAAGCAGTGGCTTCAGTGCCTCATGGCAGCACTACCACTACCTCCCTACTGGTCCCCACTCAAGGTTCCCTCTTCACCCTGAGAGCCAAGCGGCCAGGCCTTGTAATGCCTCTTCCTCCAGGCGAGGGGGGGCAGGTATCTGGAGAGGCCCTGGAGCTGACAGTAAAACCTCTCTCTTCAGACAGTGTGCTTGTTAGCTGGCTCTGCCCACAGCCAGCACCCTCCTTCCGCCTGTCATGGCTGAGGTTGGGTAGCAGTGCAGCTCTTGGCTCAATAACAGAGACTTTGGTTCCGGGAGAAAGGAGGCAGTATCTCCTCACCCAGCTCAGCCCTCGCTCCCATTACCTCATTTGCCTGCTGCCACTACGACAGGAGTCCTCATTTGGGGGCTCCAGCATGGGTTCATCTCGAAGTGGCAGCATGGACATGGACAGCAAAGACTCAGCACCGGCCTGTGCTCAGATAGAGACTGGAGATGCTCTGATCAGCTCACGAGGGGAGGGCTCAGATAAGGAGGGACAGGACTCAGAGCTAACAGCGCTGCCATTGGCAGGGATCATAGGGGGTGCCACAGCTTTGGTAAGCCTGCTCTTAATCTTTGGTATCTTCTGCTGGTATGGACAGAGAGCAGGTTACATGTCTGGGGACTCGGGCTCGTACAGCAGGGGCCGGGGCGGCAAACATTATGATGACTATGTGGAGTCAGGCACTAAGAAGGACACTTCCATCTTAGAAATCAGGGCCCCTCCTGCAGGGTTTCAGATGACAGCTATGGCCCACCAGCCCCTGCAGCCTAAATTGGAGGATGTCACCTACATTCACACcattttcccctcctcctcctcctcttcctcccaagCCAACGGGACCTACCGGAGCACCCAGGGAGCTGGCAGCCTCAACGGCACCATCCTCAGCCAAACCAGCCACCACCATGTCACTTATGGCACCAACCGTGGGTACAGAGAGGGTGGCATCCCTGACATAGATTATGCCTACACGTGA